In Haloarcula salinisoli, one genomic interval encodes:
- a CDS encoding GNAT family N-acetyltransferase, which translates to MYVRDAKNREEVWLLDHIEEMGLDETNFRSRDYVIAIDEHDDRKAGFGRIRIHKPDDGDPICELTSIGVLPEWRDQGVGAHVIERLVEYAADEGFDVVYSLTSADRYLTQFGFEPIAVDELPPRLQDRLEEKRENIQPDAVPLRVAHDDFSVPPRFRERFKNASAHEAEPEPEDTAEDFGIDPDEATYKYDTGR; encoded by the coding sequence ATGTACGTCCGGGATGCGAAAAACCGAGAGGAGGTCTGGCTACTGGACCACATCGAGGAGATGGGGTTAGACGAGACGAACTTCCGTTCCCGCGACTACGTCATCGCCATCGACGAGCACGACGACCGGAAGGCCGGCTTCGGACGCATCCGAATCCACAAGCCCGACGACGGCGACCCCATCTGTGAACTCACGAGCATCGGCGTCCTCCCGGAGTGGCGCGACCAGGGCGTCGGTGCCCACGTCATCGAACGCCTCGTCGAGTACGCCGCCGACGAGGGGTTCGACGTGGTGTACTCACTGACGAGCGCCGACCGCTATCTCACCCAGTTCGGGTTCGAGCCCATCGCCGTCGACGAGCTGCCGCCCCGGTTGCAGGACCGCCTCGAAGAGAAACGCGAGAACATCCAGCCCGACGCTGTCCCGCTCCGGGTGGCCCACGACGACTTCTCGGTGCCGCCCCGCTTTCGCGAGCGGTTCAAGAACGCCTCGGCCCACGAAGCGGAGCCCGAACCCGAAGACACCGCCGAGGACTTCGGTATCGACCCCGACGAGGCGACCTACAAGTACGATACCGGTCGGTAG
- a CDS encoding AMP-binding protein gives MAPESLEELDRVVHEPTRAFVESTNVWQFMQTYGIEDYEELIRRTTTDIDGVPHSGVDWFWDELVDYLHVDFFEDYDAVRETETRTVESASGERETFDGPQFTNWYPGGELNAAHNAVSRHAAPDTDVRNQVALIWEGEPGDVRQVTYHDLHEQSNRVANYLDSVGVETGDTVGLYMPMVPEVASILYGCLKAGAIVVPIFSGFGVDATATRIADADCSVLFTGDGFYRRGSPVHLKDTADAAIKQARQERGGDVVEHTVVYERIGTADDPEETLTWTRRDEWWDEAIASQSDDYEAKSLPSGQESMLLYSSGTTGEPKGIVHTHAGALVQAAKEIYFGFDHKPGDRFFWVSDIGWMMGPWTLLGNHALGGTIFMYEGAPDHPEPDRFWAMIDRHDLTVFGVSPTAIRALRKQGDEWLAGHDLSSLRLLGSTGEPWDPESWQWFYDNVGNGDCPIINISGGTEIMGCFLMPMPIQELKPCTLGGPGLGMDIDIVDEAGHSIADTGERGYLVARDSCPSMTNSLWRGDQRYVEEYWSRWDGLWNHGDWAQKDEDGLWFLHGRADDALNVAGRKVGPAEVEGAAMDHPAVNQAAAVGVPDETTGTAVVLYAVLEPDHEPTDEHRDSIAGTVGEELGKPFRPREVLFVDAFPKTQSGKILRRAIGGVYRGEDLGDMSSIENPEALDAIEDAR, from the coding sequence ATGGCCCCGGAGTCACTCGAAGAGCTGGACCGCGTCGTCCACGAGCCCACACGGGCGTTCGTCGAATCGACCAACGTCTGGCAGTTCATGCAGACCTACGGTATCGAGGACTACGAGGAACTGATACGCCGGACGACGACCGATATCGACGGCGTCCCCCACAGCGGCGTCGACTGGTTCTGGGACGAACTCGTGGACTACCTCCACGTCGACTTTTTCGAGGACTACGACGCGGTCCGGGAGACCGAGACGCGGACCGTCGAATCTGCGAGCGGCGAGCGCGAGACGTTCGACGGCCCGCAGTTCACGAACTGGTATCCCGGCGGGGAGCTGAACGCGGCTCACAACGCTGTTTCCCGCCACGCCGCGCCCGATACAGACGTCCGGAATCAGGTCGCGCTCATCTGGGAGGGCGAACCCGGCGATGTCCGGCAGGTCACGTACCACGACCTCCACGAACAGAGCAACCGGGTCGCCAACTATCTCGACTCGGTCGGCGTCGAGACGGGCGACACCGTCGGCCTCTATATGCCGATGGTCCCCGAGGTGGCCAGCATCCTCTATGGCTGTCTGAAGGCCGGAGCTATCGTCGTCCCCATCTTCTCGGGCTTTGGCGTCGACGCGACGGCGACTCGAATTGCGGACGCCGACTGCTCGGTGCTCTTTACCGGCGACGGCTTCTACCGCCGCGGGTCGCCGGTTCATCTCAAAGACACCGCTGACGCGGCCATCAAACAAGCCCGCCAGGAGCGCGGCGGAGACGTGGTCGAACACACGGTCGTATACGAGAGAATCGGCACGGCCGACGACCCCGAGGAGACGCTCACCTGGACTCGCCGGGACGAGTGGTGGGACGAGGCCATCGCGTCCCAGTCCGACGACTACGAGGCCAAATCCCTCCCGAGCGGCCAGGAATCGATGCTGCTGTACTCCTCTGGTACCACCGGCGAACCGAAGGGCATCGTCCACACGCACGCGGGGGCGCTGGTGCAGGCGGCCAAGGAGATCTACTTCGGCTTCGACCACAAGCCGGGCGACCGCTTTTTCTGGGTCAGCGACATCGGCTGGATGATGGGGCCGTGGACGCTGCTTGGCAACCACGCGCTGGGCGGGACTATCTTCATGTACGAGGGCGCGCCCGACCACCCGGAGCCCGACCGCTTCTGGGCGATGATAGACCGCCACGACCTGACCGTCTTCGGCGTCTCGCCCACGGCAATTCGCGCGCTGCGAAAGCAGGGCGACGAGTGGCTGGCGGGCCACGACCTGTCGTCACTGCGGCTGCTTGGCTCGACCGGCGAGCCGTGGGACCCCGAGAGCTGGCAGTGGTTCTACGACAACGTGGGCAACGGGGACTGTCCCATCATCAACATCTCTGGCGGCACGGAGATAATGGGCTGCTTTCTCATGCCGATGCCCATCCAGGAGCTCAAACCCTGCACGCTGGGTGGCCCCGGCCTCGGGATGGACATCGACATCGTCGACGAGGCCGGGCACTCTATCGCGGACACGGGCGAACGGGGCTACCTCGTCGCGCGCGACTCCTGTCCCTCGATGACCAACTCCCTGTGGCGCGGCGACCAGCGCTACGTCGAGGAGTACTGGTCCCGCTGGGACGGCCTCTGGAACCACGGCGACTGGGCCCAGAAGGACGAGGATGGCCTCTGGTTCCTGCACGGCCGGGCCGACGACGCGCTCAACGTCGCCGGACGGAAAGTCGGCCCCGCGGAGGTCGAGGGGGCGGCGATGGACCACCCTGCGGTCAACCAGGCCGCTGCCGTCGGTGTGCCCGACGAGACGACGGGGACTGCGGTCGTGCTCTACGCCGTCCTTGAACCCGACCACGAGCCGACCGACGAGCACCGGGACAGCATCGCCGGGACCGTCGGCGAGGAACTCGGCAAGCCGTTCCGACCCCGGGAGGTGCTGTTCGTCGACGCGTTCCCGAAGACCCAGAGCGGGAAGATACTCCGGCGGGCCATCGGCGGGGTGTATCGAGGGGAGGACCTGGGGGACATGTCCAGCATCGAGAATCCCGAGGCGCTAGATGCAATCGAGGATGCCCGGTAG